One window of the Nocardioides jiangxiensis genome contains the following:
- a CDS encoding META domain-containing protein, with protein MKVLVLLALAVTIAACGTEGHREPGLMPTLSGDYVVTAVTDGGQPHAVVRGTEIRLSFADGNLDLQAGCNRMSAAYTIDGSRLTVGPVASTEMGCPQPRMAQDTWLAGLFARPATIDWQQQTITAGDVVLTLRPRTAVHPDQDLRRTRWVLDGVTRGEVAGSVPAGPEVALVLEGTDVAHVSGLCNGFGADIEVADGVIRWMPHMRTLMACADPDRQALDDTVSRVLTGRTSYRVTEKTLVITHGEVALTFRAG; from the coding sequence ATGAAGGTGCTCGTCCTCCTCGCGCTCGCCGTGACCATCGCGGCCTGCGGCACCGAAGGCCACCGGGAGCCGGGTCTGATGCCGACGCTGTCCGGTGACTACGTCGTCACGGCGGTCACCGACGGCGGGCAGCCCCATGCCGTCGTCCGGGGCACCGAGATCCGGCTCTCCTTCGCCGACGGGAACCTGGACCTGCAGGCCGGTTGCAACCGGATGAGCGCGGCCTACACGATCGACGGCTCGCGGCTGACGGTCGGCCCGGTGGCATCCACCGAGATGGGCTGCCCGCAGCCCCGGATGGCGCAGGACACCTGGCTCGCCGGACTCTTCGCCCGCCCCGCGACGATCGACTGGCAGCAGCAGACGATCACCGCAGGCGACGTCGTCCTCACCCTCCGCCCGCGCACCGCCGTGCATCCCGACCAGGACCTGAGGCGGACCCGCTGGGTGCTCGACGGCGTCACCCGCGGCGAGGTCGCCGGCTCGGTGCCCGCCGGGCCGGAGGTGGCGCTGGTGCTGGAGGGCACCGACGTCGCGCACGTGAGCGGGCTCTGCAACGGCTTCGGGGCCGACATCGAGGTCGCCGACGGCGTCATCCGCTGGATGCCGCACATGCGGACCCTCATGGCCTGCGCGGACCCGGACCGGCAGGCGCTGGACGACACGGTCAGCCGCGTGCTCACGGGCCGGACGTCGTACCGGGTCACGGAGAAGACGCTCGTGATCACCCACGGCGAGGTCGCACTGACCTTCCGGGCCGGCTGA
- the rlmN gene encoding 23S rRNA (adenine(2503)-C(2))-methyltransferase RlmN, whose product MSEKFQTLPLVFEAPRGRGKPPRHLADLDETGRKELLTEMGLPGFRAKQLSTHYFGRLVHDPAEMTDLPAAQRDDLVNALLPDLMTPIREQQADRGKTVKTLWKLFDGSLVESVLMRYKDRATICISSQAGCGMACPFCATGQGGLQRNMSTAEIVHQVVVGARAMANGDVAGGPGRLSNVVFMGMGEPLANYKATVAAVRRLTDPAPAGLGLSARHVTVSTVGLVPRIKQLADEGIPVTLALSLHAPDDELRNELVPINTRFSVEETVAAAYEYFEKTGRRVSIEYAMMRDINDQAWRADLLAEVLSANGRGTGWVHINPIPLNDIPGSQFTRSREEDMDEFVRRLNDSGIATTLRDTRGSDIDAACGQLAASE is encoded by the coding sequence ATGAGTGAGAAGTTCCAGACCCTGCCCCTCGTCTTCGAGGCCCCGCGTGGCCGCGGCAAGCCGCCCCGCCACCTCGCCGACCTCGACGAGACGGGCCGCAAGGAGCTGCTCACCGAGATGGGGCTGCCCGGCTTCCGTGCCAAGCAGCTGTCGACCCACTACTTCGGCCGGCTCGTGCACGACCCGGCCGAGATGACCGACCTCCCGGCCGCGCAGCGCGACGACCTGGTCAACGCGCTCCTCCCGGACCTGATGACGCCGATCCGCGAGCAGCAGGCCGACCGTGGCAAGACGGTCAAGACGCTCTGGAAGCTCTTCGACGGCTCGCTCGTCGAGTCGGTGCTCATGCGCTACAAGGACCGCGCCACCATCTGCATCTCGAGCCAGGCCGGGTGCGGCATGGCCTGCCCGTTCTGCGCCACGGGCCAGGGCGGCCTGCAGCGCAACATGTCCACGGCGGAGATCGTCCACCAGGTCGTCGTCGGCGCCCGTGCCATGGCCAACGGTGACGTCGCCGGCGGACCGGGGCGCCTCTCCAACGTGGTCTTCATGGGCATGGGGGAGCCGCTCGCCAACTACAAGGCGACCGTCGCCGCCGTACGCCGCCTCACCGACCCCGCTCCGGCGGGCCTCGGACTGTCCGCCCGCCACGTGACCGTCTCCACGGTCGGCCTGGTGCCGCGGATCAAGCAGCTGGCCGACGAGGGCATCCCGGTGACCCTGGCGCTCAGCCTGCACGCGCCCGACGACGAGCTCCGCAACGAGCTGGTGCCGATCAACACGCGTTTCTCGGTCGAGGAGACCGTCGCCGCGGCGTACGAGTACTTCGAGAAGACGGGTCGCCGGGTCTCGATCGAGTACGCCATGATGCGCGACATCAACGACCAGGCGTGGCGTGCCGACCTCCTCGCCGAGGTGCTGTCAGCCAACGGACGCGGCACCGGCTGGGTGCACATCAACCCGATCCCGCTCAACGACATCCCCGGCTCGCAGTTCACCCGGTCGCGCGAGGAGGACATGGACGAGTTCGTCCGCCGCCTCAACGACTCGGGCATCGCCACGACCCTGCGCGACACCCGCGGCAGCGACATCGACGCCGCCTGCGGTCAGCTCGCTGCCTCGGAGTGA
- a CDS encoding SRPBCC family protein: protein MTGVLGRREMTVSDSIWVDVAPEVAYDAVSDVTQMGRWSPENTGARVASSARRAHVGMTFVGDNRRGPARWQTRCTVTAADRGSRFAFDVHRWGVAPCLLPVAVASWAYAFEARDGGTLVTETWRDGRTRWPHLSVRVFDPLATGRASFADFQRSNIARTLRNLKRELESA from the coding sequence GTGACCGGTGTGCTCGGCCGTCGCGAGATGACGGTCTCGGACTCGATCTGGGTGGACGTCGCGCCCGAGGTGGCCTACGACGCGGTCAGCGACGTGACGCAGATGGGCCGCTGGAGCCCGGAGAACACCGGCGCGAGGGTCGCGTCGTCCGCCCGCCGAGCGCACGTCGGGATGACCTTCGTCGGTGACAACCGGCGCGGTCCGGCGCGCTGGCAGACCCGGTGCACGGTCACGGCGGCGGACCGGGGGAGCAGGTTCGCCTTCGATGTCCACCGCTGGGGCGTGGCACCCTGCCTCCTCCCCGTGGCGGTCGCCTCGTGGGCCTACGCGTTCGAGGCGCGGGACGGCGGCACCCTCGTCACCGAGACCTGGCGGGACGGCCGCACGCGCTGGCCCCACCTGAGCGTGCGCGTCTTCGACCCCCTCGCCACGGGGCGGGCCAGCTTCGCCGACTTCCAGCGGAGCAACATCGCGCGGACCCTCCGGAACCTCAAGCGGGAGCTCGAGAGCGCCTGA
- a CDS encoding glycosyltransferase family 4 protein: MARTLADVLELNLHPEPVRLDGLRVLVVAESFLPQINGVTNSVRRVLEHLSAEGHHAELIAPTGPDAYAGFRVTTCRGASLPFYKDFRIGLETRRRLRREMLAFRPDVVHIASPATLGYQAAKAAGELGIPTVAIYQTDMVGFAARYEIPGGAKAMEALTRRIHTRVDRTLAPSSASLRQLEELGIPGLGTWGRGVDTVTFHPERRDEALRARLAPGGELLVGYIGRLAPEKELDLLAHLHDLPGVKLVVVGGGPSEGDLRRLLPDAAFLGVLHAEELGAAYASLDVFVHTGSHETFGQAVQEALAAGVPVVAPNRGGPVDVVDRGAGFLFEPGDGADLRRYVELLVGDELLRSQMAATARRSVENRSWHAVNETLVAHYREVIAERRGAALRRAS; the protein is encoded by the coding sequence ATGGCCCGCACCCTGGCGGATGTCCTCGAACTCAACCTCCACCCCGAGCCGGTCCGCCTGGACGGCCTGCGGGTCCTCGTCGTCGCGGAGTCGTTCCTCCCGCAGATCAACGGCGTGACCAACTCGGTACGCCGTGTGCTGGAGCACCTCTCCGCGGAGGGGCACCACGCCGAGCTGATCGCTCCCACCGGCCCGGACGCCTACGCCGGCTTCCGTGTGACCACCTGCCGTGGCGCCAGCCTCCCCTTCTACAAGGACTTCCGGATCGGTCTCGAGACCCGGCGACGCCTGCGCCGGGAGATGCTCGCGTTCCGGCCGGACGTCGTGCACATCGCCTCGCCGGCGACCCTCGGCTACCAGGCGGCCAAGGCCGCCGGTGAGCTGGGGATCCCCACCGTCGCGATCTACCAGACCGACATGGTCGGCTTCGCTGCCCGCTACGAGATCCCGGGCGGTGCCAAGGCGATGGAGGCGCTGACCCGGCGGATCCACACCCGGGTCGACCGCACGCTGGCGCCGTCCAGCGCGAGCCTGCGACAGCTCGAGGAGCTCGGCATCCCGGGTCTCGGGACGTGGGGCCGTGGCGTCGACACGGTGACCTTCCACCCGGAGCGCCGCGACGAGGCACTGCGCGCGCGTCTGGCTCCCGGCGGCGAGCTCCTGGTCGGCTACATCGGTCGCCTGGCCCCGGAGAAGGAGCTCGACCTCCTCGCGCACCTCCACGACCTGCCCGGCGTGAAGCTCGTGGTGGTCGGCGGTGGCCCCTCCGAGGGTGATCTGCGCAGGCTCCTCCCGGACGCCGCCTTCCTGGGCGTGCTGCACGCCGAGGAGCTCGGCGCCGCCTACGCGAGCCTCGACGTCTTCGTCCACACCGGCAGCCACGAGACCTTCGGCCAGGCCGTCCAGGAGGCGCTCGCCGCCGGCGTACCCGTGGTGGCACCGAACCGTGGCGGCCCGGTCGACGTGGTCGACCGCGGTGCCGGCTTCCTCTTCGAGCCGGGTGACGGCGCCGACCTGCGGCGGTACGTCGAGCTGCTGGTCGGAGACGAGCTGCTCCGCTCGCAGATGGCCGCGACGGCACGGCGCAGCGTCGAGAACCGCAGCTGGCACGCGGTGAACGAGACCCTCGTCGCGCACTACCGCGAGGTCATCGCCGAGCGTCGCGGGGCGGCGCTGCGCCGCGCCTCCTGA
- a CDS encoding AAA family ATPase: protein MSAEAVAPAPVIEQEELAQAGEILAAVQHAFSGRVVGQERLRTALLVALLAEGHILVESVPGLAKTLAASTLAASVRAEFSRIQCTPDLLPSDIIGTQVYDPRNHTFETQLGPVHANFVLLDEINRASAKTQSAMLEAMQESQTSIAGVVHKLPTPFMVLATQNPIEEEGTYVLPRAQMDRFLLKEVLDYPSVEEEVQVLERIENGTLGRDTHAQAVIGHEHVAWLHALTKRVYVDPAVKRYVASVVAATRGDALPAEVRGYVDMGASPRATVAFFQASRALALLAGRNHVLPEDIRALRHGVLRHRVHLSFEALAERVRVEDIIDAVVKTVPSP, encoded by the coding sequence GTGTCCGCCGAAGCCGTCGCACCCGCACCCGTGATCGAGCAGGAGGAGCTGGCCCAGGCCGGCGAGATCCTGGCCGCCGTCCAGCACGCGTTCTCCGGCCGCGTCGTCGGGCAGGAGCGGCTCCGCACGGCCCTGCTGGTGGCGCTGCTCGCCGAAGGCCACATCCTCGTGGAGTCCGTGCCCGGCCTGGCCAAGACGCTCGCGGCGAGCACGCTGGCCGCGAGCGTGCGGGCGGAGTTCTCCCGCATCCAGTGCACGCCCGACCTGCTCCCCAGCGACATCATCGGGACCCAGGTCTACGACCCGCGCAACCACACGTTCGAGACCCAGCTGGGGCCGGTGCACGCCAACTTCGTGCTCCTCGACGAGATCAACCGGGCGTCAGCCAAGACCCAGAGCGCGATGCTCGAGGCGATGCAGGAGAGCCAGACCTCGATCGCGGGCGTCGTCCACAAGCTCCCGACCCCGTTCATGGTGCTCGCCACGCAGAACCCCATCGAGGAGGAGGGCACCTACGTACTCCCGCGCGCCCAGATGGACCGCTTCCTCCTCAAGGAGGTCCTGGACTACCCGAGCGTCGAGGAGGAGGTGCAGGTCCTCGAGCGCATCGAGAACGGCACCCTCGGCCGCGACACCCACGCCCAGGCGGTCATCGGCCACGAGCACGTCGCGTGGCTCCACGCCCTGACCAAGCGCGTCTATGTCGACCCCGCCGTCAAGCGCTACGTCGCCAGCGTCGTCGCCGCGACCCGGGGCGACGCGCTGCCGGCGGAGGTCCGGGGCTACGTCGACATGGGAGCCTCACCGCGCGCGACGGTCGCCTTCTTCCAGGCCTCGCGTGCGCTGGCGCTGCTCGCTGGCCGCAACCACGTCCTCCCCGAGGACATCCGCGCGTTGCGCCACGGCGTCCTCCGGCACCGCGTGCACCTCTCGTTCGAGGCGCTCGCCGAGCGGGTCCGGGTCGAGGACATCATCGACGCCGTCGTGAAGACCGTCCCGTCGCCCTGA
- a CDS encoding DUF58 domain-containing protein, with protein sequence MTVHLTRVKARLSIHAHRKVRGLLEGEYAALHAGRSMDFNDLREYVRGDDVKDIDWKASARSRALLVKRYAALRQHTIQLVVSTGRSMAALHDRDVPKRDLAITVAGVLGWLAVRHGDLVGVAWGDADEQHLLRPQRGELPLERGLQAIHDATTTTGGASDLAALVDYVVRTVRRRTVLALVCDAWELDEAALTAMKRLAVQHEVLFVTVGGIDPTAEDLALDVLTDVDTGKPLPAWIADDEELRRQYADLLVADAASLKRQLDALGIVHAHVTDEASIIKTVFDLLEHHRHARRG encoded by the coding sequence ATGACCGTCCACCTCACGCGGGTCAAGGCCCGCCTCTCCATCCACGCACACCGCAAGGTGCGTGGCCTCCTCGAGGGGGAGTACGCCGCCCTGCACGCCGGGCGGAGCATGGACTTCAACGACCTGCGCGAGTACGTCCGCGGCGACGACGTGAAGGACATCGACTGGAAGGCCTCGGCGCGCTCGCGCGCCCTGCTCGTCAAGCGCTACGCCGCGCTGCGGCAGCACACCATCCAGCTGGTCGTCTCGACCGGGCGCAGCATGGCCGCGCTGCACGACCGCGACGTCCCCAAACGCGACCTGGCGATCACCGTCGCCGGGGTGCTCGGCTGGCTCGCGGTGCGCCACGGCGACCTGGTCGGGGTGGCCTGGGGCGACGCCGACGAGCAGCACCTCCTGCGCCCGCAACGGGGCGAGCTGCCGCTCGAGCGCGGCCTGCAGGCGATCCACGACGCGACCACGACGACCGGCGGTGCGTCGGACCTGGCGGCGCTCGTCGACTACGTCGTGCGCACGGTCCGCCGGCGTACCGTCCTGGCGCTGGTCTGCGACGCGTGGGAGCTCGATGAAGCGGCGCTGACCGCGATGAAGCGGCTCGCGGTGCAGCACGAGGTGCTCTTCGTGACCGTCGGCGGCATCGACCCGACCGCCGAGGACCTCGCGCTCGACGTCCTCACCGACGTCGACACCGGCAAGCCGCTGCCGGCCTGGATCGCCGACGACGAGGAGCTTCGCCGCCAGTACGCCGACCTGCTGGTCGCCGACGCCGCCTCCCTGAAGCGCCAGCTCGACGCCCTCGGCATCGTGCACGCGCACGTGACGGACGAGGCCTCCATCATCAAGACCGTCTTCGACCTCCTGGAGCACCACCGCCATGCGCGCCGCGGATGA
- a CDS encoding vWA domain-containing protein, producing MDLRWPLLILLLLVLLPVGYALLVRFMPDPEVPDGLPIGHASRLRALPRFQELARQQLLLTQVQLVSVVLVLIGSVWLAARPMHTEVVDKPAKPGDVVLCVDLTPAARAGTVPALAEVRDLLPVLRKEKLRIGMQGFQATTAELLALTDDFDRADAVIAETRSALADPTTSGTRGAATGDGLVTCARTFDAPKAQRGRAVVLIGTGSSTGSVIDLAEAAGIARDRGVTVYAVPAGADRAGVADLKAAAELTGGELVGGPDPIDTVWSREAIRLDPPPTPLRRDGPFVPTVIVLLGLGGLLLAGLRGLFR from the coding sequence ATGGACCTGAGATGGCCGCTCCTGATCCTGCTCCTGCTGGTGCTGCTACCCGTGGGGTACGCCCTGCTGGTCCGGTTCATGCCCGACCCGGAGGTGCCCGACGGCCTGCCGATCGGGCACGCGTCCCGGTTGCGTGCGCTGCCGCGCTTCCAGGAGCTGGCCCGCCAGCAGCTGTTGCTCACGCAGGTGCAGCTGGTGTCCGTGGTGCTCGTCCTCATCGGCTCCGTGTGGCTGGCTGCCCGGCCGATGCACACCGAGGTCGTCGACAAGCCCGCGAAGCCCGGCGACGTCGTGCTCTGCGTCGACCTGACACCGGCTGCCCGCGCCGGCACCGTGCCGGCGCTGGCCGAGGTCCGCGACCTGCTGCCGGTCCTCCGCAAGGAGAAGCTGCGCATCGGCATGCAGGGCTTCCAGGCGACGACGGCGGAGCTGCTCGCGCTCACCGACGACTTCGACCGTGCGGACGCGGTCATCGCCGAGACCCGCTCGGCGCTGGCCGACCCGACGACCAGCGGCACCAGGGGAGCGGCGACCGGCGACGGCCTCGTCACCTGTGCCCGGACCTTCGACGCCCCCAAGGCGCAGCGCGGCCGCGCGGTGGTCCTGATCGGCACGGGCTCCTCGACGGGCTCCGTCATCGACCTGGCCGAGGCCGCCGGCATCGCCCGCGACCGGGGGGTGACCGTGTACGCCGTGCCGGCCGGTGCGGACAGGGCGGGGGTCGCTGACCTGAAGGCGGCCGCCGAGCTCACCGGGGGAGAGCTGGTGGGTGGACCCGACCCGATCGACACGGTCTGGTCGCGCGAGGCGATCCGGCTCGACCCGCCGCCCACGCCGTTGCGCCGGGACGGCCCGTTCGTGCCCACCGTGATCGTCCTCCTCGGCCTCGGCGGCCTGCTGCTGGCCGGACTGCGAGGTCTCTTCCGATGA
- a CDS encoding vWA domain-containing protein, with protein sequence MKPNWNIRIAMAVLAVLIAFRPGIGGAVTAEKPVGNDLEVLLVVDETLSMSALDYNGARSRLEGVRDDLTTITKALPYARFGLIGFGHDAKVDLAFTDSRAAIQRAITGITREPMMAGTGTTLDRPLDLMTTVLAQAQRQHPDRRRVVIFLSDGENTKAGAVQRSFAVARKYVDDGAVLGYGTSQGGRMPTGGEPPWTFVRNLATGQDARSRIDETNLRKIAGQLGVDYAYRGGTGSLTDWAVGLSHDSQNLTEDGKDDFELYWILAIVLAALALVELRLDVLAWREAKEVAG encoded by the coding sequence ATGAAGCCCAACTGGAACATCCGCATCGCGATGGCGGTCCTCGCCGTCCTCATCGCCTTCCGGCCGGGCATCGGGGGTGCGGTGACGGCCGAGAAGCCCGTCGGCAACGACCTCGAGGTGCTCCTCGTCGTCGACGAGACCCTCAGCATGTCGGCACTGGACTACAACGGCGCGCGGTCGCGCCTGGAGGGCGTCCGCGACGACCTCACCACGATCACGAAGGCGCTCCCGTACGCCCGCTTCGGCCTGATCGGCTTCGGCCACGACGCCAAGGTCGACCTGGCCTTCACCGACAGCCGTGCCGCCATCCAGCGCGCCATCACGGGCATCACCCGTGAGCCGATGATGGCCGGCACCGGCACCACGCTGGACCGGCCGCTCGACCTGATGACCACCGTCCTCGCGCAGGCACAGCGCCAGCACCCCGACCGGAGGCGGGTCGTGATCTTCCTCAGCGACGGTGAGAACACCAAGGCGGGCGCGGTCCAGCGCTCGTTCGCGGTGGCGAGGAAGTACGTCGACGACGGCGCCGTCCTCGGGTACGGCACCAGCCAGGGTGGCCGGATGCCCACGGGCGGCGAGCCGCCGTGGACCTTCGTGCGCAACCTCGCCACGGGGCAGGACGCGCGCAGTCGCATCGACGAGACGAACCTGCGCAAGATCGCCGGCCAGCTCGGCGTCGACTACGCCTACCGCGGCGGCACGGGGTCGCTCACCGACTGGGCGGTGGGGCTCTCGCACGACTCGCAGAACCTCACCGAGGACGGCAAGGATGACTTCGAGCTGTACTGGATCCTCGCGATAGTCCTCGCCGCCCTGGCCCTGGTCGAGCTCCGCCTCGACGTCCTGGCTTGGCGCGAGGCGAAGGAGGTGGCCGGATGA
- a CDS encoding tetratricopeptide repeat protein has translation MTTDDRRRLLVMGALPSLVALLVAVGLWLLVHGNASGRDAYDAGRYADARSAFEGAHDLGVVSPWIAPFNTGTAAYRAKQYEAAVSAFNRALDDVPDDHVCDVRVDLALTHEAIAKQAEADGEDADRQIALRDGRTAIQGTGCNDALEKRLDDQIKDASSSNDDRSEDQKIDDVEAKNRAASKVKDLELEPKNEPREQIQW, from the coding sequence ATGACCACCGATGACCGACGCCGGCTCCTGGTGATGGGGGCGCTGCCCTCGCTGGTCGCGCTGCTCGTGGCGGTCGGGCTCTGGCTCCTCGTCCACGGCAACGCCTCGGGGCGCGACGCCTACGACGCCGGGAGATACGCCGACGCGCGGTCGGCGTTCGAGGGTGCCCACGACCTCGGTGTCGTCTCGCCCTGGATCGCGCCGTTCAACACCGGCACCGCGGCGTACCGGGCGAAGCAGTACGAGGCTGCCGTCTCTGCGTTCAACCGTGCACTTGACGACGTCCCCGACGACCACGTGTGCGACGTACGGGTCGACCTGGCGCTCACCCACGAGGCGATCGCGAAGCAGGCCGAGGCCGACGGGGAGGACGCCGACCGGCAGATCGCCCTGCGCGACGGCCGCACCGCCATCCAGGGCACGGGCTGCAACGACGCGCTCGAGAAGCGGCTCGACGATCAGATCAAGGACGCTTCGTCGAGCAACGACGACCGGTCCGAGGACCAGAAGATCGACGACGTCGAGGCGAAGAACCGCGCGGCGAGCAAGGTGAAGGACCTCGAGCTCGAGCCGAAGAACGAGCCGCGCGAGCAGATCCAGTGGTGA
- a CDS encoding LOG family protein — translation MKRRRGQVVEIHDLTDFDERVRAGVVSMTGWVITGLDLRDREDVLAGCRVAGAMFLGCRLTPASDASLEARGALVFPAMPTVPVDTWPARLYTPDDLYDTPAYRRSLDARAYAWSRETGREAALARALHDHGIDTALAAWTKGRSLVGVMGGHASERGSADYAEAARLGQGLSGSRTVATGGGPGAMEAANLGAWLSRRPAEALEEALALLGRVPSFRPDVGAWVDAAFEVRDRWPDGGESLGIPTWHYGHEPPNAFATSIAKYFGNPVREAILLQICNAGIVFLPGAGGTVQEIFQDACENYYADASSVAPMVLVGRVYWTETFPAWPLLQALAKGRPMEPHVHLVDTVDEAVSLLG, via the coding sequence ATGAAGCGCAGGCGGGGACAGGTCGTCGAGATCCACGACCTCACCGACTTCGACGAGCGCGTCCGCGCGGGAGTCGTGTCGATGACCGGCTGGGTGATCACCGGTCTCGACCTCCGCGACCGGGAAGACGTCCTGGCCGGCTGTCGCGTCGCGGGCGCCATGTTCCTCGGCTGCCGGCTGACCCCGGCTTCCGACGCCTCGCTCGAGGCCCGCGGGGCGCTGGTCTTCCCGGCGATGCCGACGGTCCCGGTCGACACCTGGCCGGCGCGCCTCTACACCCCCGACGACCTCTACGACACCCCGGCGTACCGGCGGTCGCTGGACGCCCGGGCCTACGCGTGGTCGCGGGAGACAGGGCGCGAGGCAGCGCTGGCGCGCGCCCTGCACGACCACGGCATCGACACCGCCCTCGCCGCCTGGACCAAGGGCCGCTCGCTCGTCGGCGTGATGGGCGGGCACGCCTCCGAGCGCGGTTCGGCCGACTACGCCGAGGCCGCCCGCCTGGGCCAGGGCCTCTCCGGCTCGCGCACCGTCGCGACGGGCGGCGGACCGGGAGCCATGGAGGCCGCCAACCTCGGCGCCTGGCTCTCCCGTCGCCCCGCGGAGGCACTCGAGGAGGCACTGGCCCTGCTCGGCCGGGTGCCGTCGTTCCGGCCGGACGTCGGCGCGTGGGTCGACGCGGCGTTCGAGGTGCGCGACCGGTGGCCTGACGGCGGCGAGTCGCTGGGGATCCCGACGTGGCACTACGGACACGAGCCGCCCAACGCCTTCGCCACCTCGATCGCGAAGTACTTCGGCAACCCGGTGCGGGAGGCGATCCTGCTGCAGATCTGCAACGCGGGCATCGTCTTCCTGCCCGGAGCAGGTGGCACGGTGCAGGAGATCTTCCAGGACGCCTGCGAGAACTACTACGCCGACGCCTCGTCGGTCGCGCCGATGGTGCTCGTCGGTCGGGTCTACTGGACGGAGACGTTCCCGGCCTGGCCGCTGCTCCAGGCGCTCGCGAAGGGCCGGCCGATGGAGCCGCACGTGCACCTGGTCGACACCGTCGACGAGGCGGTCAGCCTGCTGGGCTGA
- the bluB gene encoding 5,6-dimethylbenzimidazole synthase: MELYDAINRRRDTRAEFNGAPIDDEVLTRVLSAAHAAPSVGMTQPWDYILVRSDETRRAFREHVMAEREVFASSLEGERSETFSKIKVEGILESTLGVVVGYDPTRGGTNPLGRHAIADAGLYSAVCSIQNFWLAATQEGLGVGWVSFYREEFLRDLVGMPGHVRPIAWLCVGPVSELPDVPDLERFGWRHRSPLDTVLHEERYTAH; this comes from the coding sequence GTGGAGCTGTACGACGCCATCAACCGTCGCCGGGACACCCGTGCCGAGTTCAACGGCGCGCCGATCGACGACGAGGTGCTGACCCGGGTCCTCTCCGCGGCGCACGCCGCTCCCAGCGTGGGCATGACCCAGCCGTGGGACTACATCCTGGTCCGCTCCGACGAGACCCGTCGCGCCTTCCGCGAGCACGTGATGGCCGAGCGCGAGGTCTTCGCCAGCTCCCTCGAGGGCGAGCGCTCGGAGACCTTCAGCAAGATCAAGGTCGAGGGCATCCTCGAGTCGACCCTCGGTGTCGTCGTCGGCTACGACCCGACCCGCGGCGGCACCAACCCCCTCGGTCGCCACGCGATCGCGGACGCGGGCCTCTACTCGGCGGTCTGCTCGATCCAGAACTTCTGGCTCGCCGCGACGCAGGAGGGCCTCGGCGTGGGGTGGGTCTCCTTCTACCGCGAGGAGTTCCTGCGCGACCTCGTGGGCATGCCCGGGCACGTGCGCCCGATCGCCTGGCTCTGCGTCGGCCCCGTCTCCGAGCTCCCCGACGTGCCCGACCTGGAGCGCTTCGGCTGGCGCCACCGCTCCCCGCTCGACACGGTGCTCCACGAGGAGCGCTACACCGCGCACTGA